A single genomic interval of Musa acuminata AAA Group cultivar baxijiao chromosome BXJ3-4, Cavendish_Baxijiao_AAA, whole genome shotgun sequence harbors:
- the LOC135636478 gene encoding uncharacterized protein LOC135636478, with protein MRSPRSVKEVQCLTGKLAALSRFISRSGDKCLPFFQALQQVNNFAWTPECEEAFENLKVYLARLPRLASPEPGETSSLYLAASARVVSSVLVRETPPQQQPVYYVSHILAGTEARYPPIERLALALVRTARKLRPYFQSHTIKVVTDQPLQKILSKFDVSGRMLRWSVELSEFDIRYSPRSAIKAQVLADFISELTPEDCAEGRKDTDRAWTLHVDGSAITGAAGVGLILKSPTGETYERSIQLQFQATNNEAEYEALLHGLRLALEMQVDNLEVFNNSQLVTGHVNGNYEARDPTMASYLAETQRLARLFSRFSITQVPRVRNASADALAKAASARGLEKAPATESITAPTIPSCGVVETRTPPNWMEEILRFKINGAEPDDPAAASRLRRTGAWYSLIGGKLYRRGFSQPLLLCLAPPEAHTVLAELHEGICGDHIGGRTLAFKALRQGYYWPTMRRDAATYVRQCQPCQRHARLQHQPAVPLNSMEVAWPFAQWGLDLLGPFPPASGQRRFLIVGVDYFTKWVEAEPLASITEKQVEGFMWKNIITRFGIPRAIITDNGAQFNNTKFKAYCSSYGIRLKFSSVAHPQTNGQAEVMNRAVLEGLRRRVTGALGAWVDELPSVLWAMRTTPKTASGESPFSLAFGTEAVLPPEVVFPTFRTSDYKQEDSEEGLRPRLDLLEEGRTEAHLRALAYKKAVARMYNRRVCPRPIEIRDLVLRKAEVTNPTRAGGKLAPNWEGPYRVYDMVREGTYRLETMEGSRLPRTWNAMHLKKFYP; from the coding sequence ATGCGCTCACCCCGATCCGTCAAAGAAGTACAGTGTCTCACAGGGAAACTGGCGGCACTCAGTAGGTTCATATCCAGGTCGGGCGACAAGTGCTTGCCCTTCTTCCAGGCCCTACAACAAGTCAATAACTTCGCCTGGACACCCGAGTGCGAGGAAGCCTTTGAAAACCTGAAGGTATACCTTGCTCGCTTGCCCCGACTCGCTTCCCCAGAGCCAGGAGAAACCTCGAGCCTTTACTTGGCGGCGTCAGCACGAGTAGTTAGCTCGGTGCTGGTCCGAGAAACACCACCGCAGCAGCAGCCCGTATATTACGTCAGCCACATCCTCGCCGGCACCGAGGCGCGGTACCCCCCCATCGAAAGGCTAGCTCTGGCGTTGGTGAGGACAGCGCGAAAGCTACGCCCCTATTTCCAGTCCCACACAATCAAAGTCGTCACCGACCAGCCGCTGCAGAAAATCCTGTCCAAGTTCGACGTGTCGGGTCGAATGTTACGATGGTCGGTCGAGCTCAGCGAGTTCGACATTCGATACTCTCCGCGGAGCGCCATAAAAGCCCAGGTACTGGCCGACTTCATCTCTGAACTAACGCCTGAGGATTGTGCAGAGGGACGGAAAGATACCGACCGTGCTTGGACCCTGCATGTCGACGGCTCCGCCATCACCGGCGCGGCCGGAGTCGGCCTCATCCTTAAAAGCCCTACTGGGGAAACCTACGAAAGGTCCATCCAGCTGCAATtccaagccaccaacaacgaagccGAATACGAGGCGCTACTACATGGCCTACGCCTCGCCTTGGAGATGCAGGTAGACAACCTCGAGGTATTCAACAACTCTCAGCTGGTGACAGGACACGTAAACGGGAACTACGAGGCCCGGGACCCCACGATGGCATCATACCTGGCGGAAACACAGCGGCTCGCCCGCCTCTTCAGCCGATTCTCAATCACACAAGTGCCCCGAGTCCGAAACGCGTCCGCCGACGCTTTGGCAAAAGCAGCCTCCGCACGGGGTTTAGAAAAGGCCCCCGCGACCGAGTCCATAACAGCGCCAACCATACCGTCCTGCGGCGTCGTCGAGACCCGAACCCCGCCGAACTGGATGGAGGAGATACTCCGCTTCAAGATAAATGGGGCGGAGCCCGACGACCCGGCGGCGGCAAGTCGACTGAGACGAACGGGCGCCTGGTATAGCTTGATCGGCGGGAAGCTGTACCGCAGAGGGTTCTCACAACCACTCTTGCTCTGCCTCGCGCCCCCCGAGGCCCACACcgtcctcgccgagctccacgaGGGAATTTGTGGGGATCATATAGGGGGTCGGACCCTGGCCTTCAAGGCCCTCCGGCAGGGATACTACTGGCCAACAATGCGCCGAGACGCTGCGACATACGTACGGCAATGCCAACCGTGCCAACGGCACGCCCGACTGCAGCATCAACCGGCGGTCCCTCTCAACTCGATGGAAGTCGCTTGGCCATTCGCCCAGTGGGGGCTAGACCTCCTCGGTCCTTTCCCTCCGGCCTCGGGGCAACGCCGTTTCCTCATTGTCGGGgtggattatttcacaaaatgggttgaggccgaaccactggcctccatcaccgagaaGCAAGTCGAAGGCTTTATGTGGAAGAACATCATCACTCGGTTCGGGATCCCAAGGGCCATTATCACCGACAATGGGGCCCAGTTCAACAACACGAAATTCAAGGCTTACTGCTCGTCGTACGGAATACGACTAAAGTTTAGCTCAGTGGCACACCCTCAGACCAACGGGCAGGCCGAGGTGATGAATCGGGCGGTTCTAGAAGGCCTCAGGAGACGAGTCACAGGCGCACTCGGAGCGTGGGTAGACGAACTACCGAGCGTTCTATGGGCGATGCGGACTACCCCGAAAACGGCTTCAGGCGAATCCCCGTTCAGCCTTGCGTTCGGGACCGAAGCAGTCCTACCGCCCGAGGTGGTATTCCCAACCTTTCGCACCTCGGATTACAAGCAAGAGGATTCCGAGGAAGGCCTGAGGCCGCGTCTGGACCTCCTCGAGGAAGGAAGGACCGAGGCCCACCTACGCGCCCTGGCCTACAAAAAGGCCGTGGCACGAATGTACAACCGAAGAGTCTGTCCTCGCCCAATCGAGATTAGAGATCTCGTTCTTCGTAAGGCGGAAGTGACCAACCCGACCCGGGCGGGAGGCAAGCTCGCACCCAACTGGGAGGGCCCGTACAGAGTCTACGATATGGTCCGAGAAGGGACCTACCGACTCGAGACCATGGAAGGGAGCCGTCTCCCGAGGACCTGGAACGCAATGCATCTGAAGAAATTCTACCCGTAA
- the LOC135636479 gene encoding cytokinin dehydrogenase 5-like, producing METGSVVVPSGEIESPVNPVSAELMGMSRPAPAAATSVDGLGPSAPRARPDRALRPHARDQPARVGPTRATSLRASAPTRAARPLGPTRAARWLPVSARGRSHSIKGQTLSPDGVVVQMSRGRIAPRPEPTCSPSTGEYYVDASEGDLQVDVLNWTLANGGLAPKSWTDYLYLSVGSPLSNAGASGQDFHHGRQISNVHELDMVTGKGELITCSEEQNSELFHGVLGGLGQFGIIIRARIALETAPHGVRWIRVLYDSAAFTRDQELLVSLHSAHRSERFDYIEGFVIIDEGLINSWRSSFFPKNPVKGGEYDEGNNGDKTG from the exons ATGGAGACAGGGAGTGTGGTGGTGCCGAGCGGGGAGATTGAGTCtccggtgaaccccgtgagtgCCGAGCTCATGGGGATGAG ccgacctgcaccagcagcagcgacttctgtgGACggtctcggcccctcggccccacgcgcgcggccagaccGAGCgcttcggccccacgcgcgcgaccagcccgcacgcgtcggccccacgcgcgcgaccagcctgcGCGCCTcggcccccacgcgcgcggctcggcccctcggtcccacacgCGCGGCCCGCTGGTTGCCGGTCTCCGCCAGGGGACGCAGCCACTCGATCAAGGGCCAGACGCTCTCGCCGGACGGCGTCGTGGTCCAGATGAGTCGCGGCCGGATCGCGCCCCGCCCGGAGCCGACGTGCTCGCCGTCCACGGGCGAGTACTATGTCGACGCCTCGGAGGGTGATCTCCAGGTCGATGTGTTGAACTGGACGCTAGCCAACGGCGGCCTCGCGCCCAAGTCATGGACCGACTACCTCTACTTGTCGGTCGGCAGCCCTCTCTCCAACGCCGGCGCAAGCGGGCAAGACTTTCACCACGGACGTCAGATCAGCAATGTCCACGAGCTCGATATGGTCACAGGCAAGGGCGAGCTGATAACATGCTCAGAAGAGCAGAACTCAGAGCTGTTCCATGGAGTTCTCGGTGGTCTGGGACAGTTTGGGATCATCATCAGAGCCCGGATTGCACTGGAGACAGCTCCTCACGGGGTGAGATGGATCCGAGTACTGTACGACTCCGCGGCCTTCACCAGAGACCAGGAGCTCCTCGTCTCGCTCCACAGCGCCCACCGGAGCGAAAGATTCGACTACATCGAAGGCTTCGTCATCATTGATGAAGGCCTCATCAACAGCTGGAGGTCGTCCTTCTTCCCCAAGAACCCTGTTAAG gggggggaatatgatgagggaaataatggcgacaagacggGCTGA